The following are encoded together in the Kribbella voronezhensis genome:
- a CDS encoding MarR family winged helix-turn-helix transcriptional regulator has protein sequence MPEVVAQQVKSDVGLASALRSSTLRLSRQIRRQRVEGVDLTANQLGVLGALGKHDAMTIGELAAHEQVKPPSMTRIVSNMEEAGLVARRPHDTDKRQIVVELTESAHALLHANRRRRDEWLQTKLKKLTPEERDILRKAAPVLERLAAT, from the coding sequence ATGCCCGAAGTCGTAGCTCAGCAGGTGAAGAGTGACGTCGGCCTGGCGAGCGCGCTCAGGTCGTCCACGCTGCGGCTGTCCCGGCAGATCCGGCGGCAGCGGGTGGAGGGCGTGGATCTGACCGCCAACCAGCTCGGCGTGCTCGGTGCGCTGGGCAAACACGACGCGATGACGATCGGTGAGCTGGCCGCGCACGAGCAGGTCAAGCCGCCGTCGATGACGCGGATCGTGTCGAACATGGAGGAGGCCGGCCTGGTGGCCCGCCGCCCGCACGACACCGACAAACGCCAGATCGTGGTCGAGCTGACCGAGTCCGCGCACGCCTTGCTGCACGCCAACCGGCGGCGGCGCGACGAGTGGCTGCAGACCAAGCTGAAGAAACTGACCCCTGAGGAGCGCGACATCCTGCGCAAGGCAGCACCTGTCCTAGAGCGGCTGGCGGCCACATGA
- the efeO gene encoding iron uptake system protein EfeO: MFTITARRATAACAVLLLAALTGCAKETPAAQPGDSTGPVTVKATDSECSLSRSDVKSGTNTFSVANGGSKVTEFYVYADGDRVMGEVENIGPGLKRDLIVELPTGKYQAVCKPGMVGDGIRGDLTVTGAAAAQVDEDTALKQAVDSYSRYVNSQAIALEQKTTDFVAAVKAGDVAKAKALYPVSRSYWERIEPVAESFGDLDPKIDARVNDVEPGTEWTGYHRIEQALWEKNTTAGMAKYADQLLTDVKTVVAKAKVVKLTPLQLANGAKELLDEVATGKVTGEEDRYSHTDLWDFQANLEGSQAAIQALRPALQKRDAALVTTLDTDFKAVFAALDKYRTADGFKPYTASEAEKKQLGTVVDALAEPVSKVAGVIAKK, from the coding sequence ATGTTCACCATCACGGCCCGCCGTGCCACCGCAGCCTGCGCAGTACTGCTGCTCGCTGCACTGACCGGTTGCGCCAAGGAGACCCCGGCGGCCCAGCCCGGTGACAGCACCGGCCCGGTGACGGTCAAGGCGACCGACTCGGAGTGCTCGCTGAGCCGCAGCGACGTCAAGTCGGGCACCAACACGTTCTCGGTCGCCAACGGCGGCAGCAAGGTCACCGAGTTCTACGTGTACGCCGACGGCGACCGGGTGATGGGTGAGGTCGAGAACATCGGCCCGGGCCTCAAGCGCGACCTGATCGTCGAGCTGCCGACCGGCAAGTACCAGGCCGTCTGCAAGCCGGGCATGGTCGGCGACGGCATCCGCGGCGACCTGACCGTCACCGGCGCCGCAGCGGCCCAGGTGGACGAGGACACGGCCCTCAAGCAGGCCGTCGACAGCTACTCGCGGTACGTGAACTCGCAGGCGATCGCGCTGGAGCAGAAGACCACCGACTTCGTCGCCGCGGTCAAGGCGGGCGACGTCGCGAAGGCGAAGGCGCTGTACCCGGTTTCGCGGAGCTACTGGGAGCGGATCGAGCCGGTCGCGGAGTCGTTCGGCGATCTGGACCCGAAGATCGACGCCCGCGTCAACGACGTGGAGCCGGGCACCGAGTGGACCGGGTACCACCGGATCGAGCAGGCGCTGTGGGAGAAGAACACGACCGCCGGGATGGCGAAGTACGCCGACCAGTTGCTGACCGACGTGAAGACGGTGGTCGCCAAGGCCAAGGTCGTGAAGCTGACCCCGCTGCAGCTCGCCAACGGCGCGAAGGAACTGCTCGACGAGGTCGCCACCGGCAAGGTCACCGGTGAGGAGGACCGCTACTCGCACACCGACCTGTGGGACTTCCAGGCCAACCTCGAAGGCTCGCAGGCAGCGATCCAGGCCCTCCGCCCGGCGCTGCAGAAGCGGGACGCCGCGCTCGTCACGACCCTGGACACCGACTTCAAGGCCGTTTTCGCGGCGCTCGACAAGTACCGTACGGCCGACGGCTTCAAGCCCTACACCGCGAGCGAGGCCGAGAAGAAGCAGCTCGGCACCGTCGTCGACGCGCTGGCCGAGCCGGTCAGCAAGGTCGCCGGAGTGATTGCGAAGAAATGA
- a CDS encoding LLM class flavin-dependent oxidoreductase, producing the protein MASIEADERKLPSPCVVVLVGPGAAGKSTWAAERFAADLIVSSDRLRALVGAGEDDLAASTDAFALLEEVVRQRIGRGLTTVIDTLGLDRERRRNWLGLAREHGMPCVAVAFDTPADECRRRNRERAKRIPADVLSSQLKSWSAVKKELPEEGYDEILRPAAIRVVPAVFVEATEAARRPEEAPAKLKFGLQLSSYTHKAGRKTTGEWIREVATKAEAAGFDGIYVMDHFRQIPQVGRAWEDFLESWTTLAYLAACTERIRLGTLVTGITYRNVAHLGKIAATLDVLSGGRAVCGVGLAWFEAEHKAYGWAFPPVGERYELLEDALQLLPAIWGPGNKPFRGKVLDVPDTTCYPRPLQEHLPILVGGSGQRTLRLAARYADAANVFGDAGQVRQRAEYLKKHSVDREPPTLTHLSTALVGKDHRHVDELVERLRPRNQDPARYAATVNAGTVADHIDRFRHLAEAGAAEVMISLPDLDDDLTPIDTLAEVIAAF; encoded by the coding sequence ATGGCGTCGATCGAGGCTGACGAGCGCAAGCTGCCGTCGCCGTGCGTGGTGGTGCTGGTCGGGCCGGGTGCCGCCGGGAAGTCGACCTGGGCGGCGGAGCGGTTCGCCGCCGACCTGATCGTGTCGAGCGATCGGTTGCGGGCGCTGGTCGGCGCGGGTGAGGACGATCTGGCCGCGAGTACCGACGCGTTCGCATTGCTGGAGGAAGTCGTCCGGCAGCGGATCGGGCGTGGTCTCACCACGGTCATCGACACGCTCGGTCTCGATCGGGAGCGCCGCCGGAACTGGCTCGGTCTGGCTCGCGAGCACGGGATGCCCTGCGTGGCTGTGGCGTTCGACACTCCTGCTGACGAATGCCGCCGGCGGAACCGGGAGCGGGCCAAACGGATCCCCGCCGACGTGCTCAGCTCGCAGTTGAAGAGCTGGTCAGCGGTGAAGAAGGAGTTGCCCGAAGAGGGGTACGACGAGATCCTCCGGCCGGCCGCGATCCGCGTAGTACCGGCTGTGTTCGTCGAGGCGACCGAGGCTGCGCGGCGGCCGGAGGAGGCGCCGGCGAAGCTGAAGTTCGGGTTGCAGCTGAGCAGCTACACGCACAAGGCCGGGCGTAAGACGACCGGCGAGTGGATCCGGGAGGTCGCGACCAAGGCCGAGGCGGCCGGGTTCGACGGCATCTACGTGATGGACCACTTCCGGCAGATCCCGCAGGTCGGGCGGGCCTGGGAGGACTTCCTGGAGAGCTGGACGACGCTGGCCTACCTCGCCGCCTGCACCGAGCGGATCCGGCTCGGCACGCTGGTCACCGGCATCACCTATCGCAACGTCGCTCACCTGGGGAAGATCGCCGCCACTCTCGATGTCCTCAGTGGCGGTCGGGCGGTCTGTGGTGTCGGGCTTGCCTGGTTCGAGGCCGAGCACAAGGCGTACGGCTGGGCGTTTCCGCCGGTGGGTGAGCGCTACGAGTTGCTCGAGGACGCGTTGCAGTTGCTGCCGGCGATATGGGGTCCGGGCAACAAACCGTTCCGGGGCAAGGTTCTCGACGTACCGGACACCACCTGCTACCCGCGTCCGTTGCAGGAGCACCTGCCCATCCTCGTCGGCGGCAGCGGCCAACGGACGCTGCGATTGGCCGCCCGGTACGCCGATGCGGCGAACGTCTTCGGCGACGCCGGCCAGGTGCGACAGCGGGCCGAGTACCTGAAGAAGCACTCGGTCGACCGCGAGCCGCCGACGCTGACCCATCTCTCGACAGCCCTTGTAGGTAAGGATCATCGGCACGTCGACGAGCTGGTCGAGCGGTTGAGACCACGCAACCAGGACCCGGCCCGCTACGCCGCCACGGTGAACGCCGGAACGGTTGCCGACCACATCGATCGCTTCCGGCACCTGGCCGAGGCCGGCGCAGCCGAGGTGATGATCAGCCTGCCGGACCTCGACGACGACCTGACCCCGATCGACACCCTCGCCGAGGTCATCGCCGCGTTCTAG
- the efeU gene encoding iron uptake transporter permease EfeU has product MLANFLIGLREGLEASLVVSILATFLVKSGHRDRLKLLWAGVGAAIGVAALGWALLQFITALTAKSFTTQETIGGLMSIVAVGFVTWMIFWMRKASRTIAKELRERMGAALEVGSRAVVVLAFLAVFREGIETAFIVYASAATASTATPFIGVLLGLAVAVGLGFGIYKGAVKINLGTFFNYTGAILILVAAGIFAYGFHDLQEAGILPGLDNLAFDISHVIPPDSWYGVVLKGIFNFSPAPTVIEAIAWLAYLVPVLVLYLRPVKSSTPPAVRAKAAEAA; this is encoded by the coding sequence ATGCTCGCCAACTTCCTGATCGGCCTGAGAGAAGGCCTCGAGGCCTCGTTGGTGGTCAGCATCCTGGCCACCTTCCTGGTCAAGTCCGGGCACCGCGATCGGCTCAAGCTGCTCTGGGCCGGCGTCGGCGCGGCGATCGGGGTGGCGGCGCTCGGCTGGGCCCTGCTGCAGTTCATCACCGCGCTGACGGCCAAGTCGTTCACCACCCAGGAGACGATCGGCGGGCTGATGTCGATCGTCGCCGTGGGCTTCGTCACCTGGATGATCTTCTGGATGCGCAAGGCGTCCCGCACGATCGCCAAGGAGTTGCGCGAGCGGATGGGCGCCGCGCTCGAAGTGGGTTCGCGCGCCGTCGTCGTGCTGGCCTTCCTCGCCGTCTTCCGCGAGGGCATCGAGACCGCGTTCATCGTCTACGCCTCGGCGGCGACCGCCAGTACGGCGACGCCGTTCATCGGCGTGCTGCTCGGCCTCGCGGTCGCGGTCGGCCTCGGCTTCGGCATCTACAAGGGTGCGGTCAAGATCAACCTCGGCACGTTCTTCAACTACACCGGCGCCATCTTGATCCTGGTCGCGGCCGGCATCTTCGCCTACGGCTTCCACGACCTGCAGGAGGCCGGCATCCTGCCCGGCCTGGACAACCTCGCCTTCGACATCTCGCACGTGATCCCCCCGGACAGCTGGTACGGCGTCGTCCTCAAGGGCATCTTCAACTTCAGCCCGGCCCCCACCGTGATCGAAGCGATCGCCTGGCTGGCCTATCTCGTCCCGGTGCTGGTGCTCTACCTGCGCCCGGTCAAGAGCAGTACGCCGCCCGCCGTCCGCGCGAAGGCAGCCGAAGCGGCCTGA
- the thpR gene encoding RNA 2',3'-cyclic phosphodiesterase yields MRLFVAVVPSVEVVEHLSEFVEPRRAFPDDDIRWAADENWHITLAFLGDVPEYKTDELAERLESAAKRQKPFDLQLRGSGAFPSVADARVLWTGVRDSSEALPHLAMTTRAAANKAGVTVDGRKFTPHLTLARLRQPMDVARWVRIFDGYEGPLWTADRIELISSRLGEGPSHGAAYDTVGEWEFLG; encoded by the coding sequence ATGCGATTGTTTGTGGCGGTAGTGCCGTCGGTGGAGGTTGTGGAACATCTGAGTGAATTCGTGGAGCCGCGGCGGGCGTTCCCGGACGACGACATCCGGTGGGCGGCGGACGAGAACTGGCACATCACCCTGGCGTTCCTGGGCGACGTACCGGAGTACAAGACGGATGAGTTGGCCGAGCGGCTGGAGTCGGCGGCCAAGCGGCAGAAGCCGTTCGACCTGCAACTCAGGGGGAGCGGGGCGTTCCCGAGCGTGGCGGACGCGCGGGTGCTGTGGACCGGCGTACGGGACTCCTCGGAGGCGTTGCCGCATCTGGCGATGACCACGCGCGCGGCGGCGAACAAGGCCGGCGTGACGGTGGATGGACGGAAGTTCACCCCGCACCTGACCCTGGCCCGGTTGCGGCAGCCGATGGACGTGGCGCGCTGGGTCCGGATCTTCGACGGCTACGAGGGGCCGTTGTGGACAGCGGACCGTATCGAGTTGATTTCATCACGTCTCGGTGAGGGTCCGAGCCATGGTGCGGCGTACGACACAGTGGGCGAATGGGAGTTCTTAGGCTAG
- a CDS encoding prolyl oligopeptidase family serine peptidase, producing the protein MDINGFPAQSARTARFTLGLPTSFSLSPDGRRLLFLRSRGPEDRTGCLWILDDGGERLLVAPDELGADGPIPPAELIRRERTRQSGSGIVGYSADSALRTVVFALNGDLWALNLEDTKPKRVQTAGPVVDPRLDPTGRRVAYVTDRALRVVELADGNDQLLAVDESREVSWGLAEHVASESMGRSRGHWWSPGGTSLLAARVDQTPVHRWWIADPANPSRPPREIPYPAAGTPNALVSLHAFDLAGKSVEIAWDRTAYEYLVSANWDVHGPLLSVQSRDQRVLRVLAADPETGQTQLLHEQRDPAWVEIIAGTPARTASGKLVHTADEGETRRLTIDGKPVSPAGLQVRTVLEVSGEAVLFEANDEPTECHLWLYDETGLRQLSDGPGFHSGSRADGTLLLTSNTEAGRSFVVRREGRPDQTITSRAAESVLTPRITWLRAGEREIRTALLLPSWYQPGDRPLPVLMAPYAGPAMAIVLRVSGWWFASAQWYAEAGFAVVIADGRGTPGRGPVWEKTVHHDTLSAPIEDQVTALHAAAEHCPDLDLTRVGIMGWSYGGTLAAAAVLRRPDVFHAGISGAGPSDQRLYDTHWRERFLGHPDEHPEDYDRSSPITDAAKLSRPLLLVHGLADDNVVAAHTLRFSAALLAAGRPHQVLPLSGAGHRPTDEATVAGLMHHQLQFFKDALK; encoded by the coding sequence ATGGACATCAACGGATTCCCTGCCCAGTCAGCGCGAACAGCGCGCTTCACCCTCGGCCTGCCGACCTCGTTCTCGCTGTCACCGGACGGTCGCCGGCTCCTCTTCCTCCGCAGTCGCGGTCCCGAGGACCGGACCGGTTGCCTTTGGATCCTCGACGACGGCGGCGAGCGGCTCCTGGTCGCACCCGACGAACTCGGTGCCGACGGCCCCATTCCGCCGGCGGAGCTGATCCGCCGGGAGCGAACCCGGCAAAGCGGGTCCGGCATCGTCGGCTACAGCGCCGACTCCGCACTGCGCACGGTCGTCTTCGCGCTCAACGGCGATCTCTGGGCACTCAACCTCGAAGACACCAAGCCGAAGCGGGTCCAGACCGCAGGCCCGGTCGTGGATCCTCGACTCGACCCGACTGGCCGTCGCGTCGCCTATGTGACGGACCGTGCACTGCGCGTAGTAGAGCTTGCTGATGGCAATGATCAGCTGCTGGCCGTCGACGAGAGTCGGGAGGTCAGCTGGGGACTCGCAGAGCACGTCGCGTCGGAGTCGATGGGCCGCAGCCGTGGTCACTGGTGGTCGCCCGGCGGCACTTCGTTGCTTGCGGCAAGAGTCGACCAGACGCCGGTGCACCGCTGGTGGATCGCCGACCCCGCCAACCCGTCCCGGCCGCCTCGCGAGATCCCCTACCCGGCAGCCGGTACGCCGAACGCGTTGGTCTCCCTGCACGCCTTCGACCTGGCCGGCAAGTCGGTGGAGATCGCGTGGGACCGGACGGCGTACGAGTATCTGGTCTCGGCCAACTGGGACGTGCACGGGCCGCTGCTCAGCGTGCAGTCCCGCGATCAACGAGTCCTTCGAGTCCTGGCAGCCGACCCCGAGACCGGGCAGACACAGCTACTGCACGAGCAGCGGGATCCCGCCTGGGTGGAGATCATCGCCGGTACGCCGGCGCGCACGGCCTCGGGCAAGCTCGTCCACACCGCGGATGAGGGCGAGACCCGCCGACTGACAATCGACGGCAAGCCGGTGTCCCCGGCAGGCCTACAGGTCCGCACGGTCCTCGAGGTCTCGGGCGAAGCGGTGCTGTTCGAAGCGAACGACGAGCCGACCGAGTGCCACCTGTGGCTGTACGACGAAACGGGCCTGCGGCAACTGAGCGACGGCCCGGGTTTCCACTCGGGTAGCCGGGCCGACGGCACTCTCCTGCTGACCTCGAACACCGAGGCCGGCCGATCGTTCGTCGTACGCCGGGAAGGCCGGCCCGATCAGACGATCACCTCACGCGCCGCGGAATCCGTGCTCACGCCCCGGATCACCTGGTTGAGGGCAGGCGAGCGAGAGATCCGTACGGCGCTGCTCCTGCCCTCCTGGTACCAGCCCGGGGACCGGCCTCTCCCGGTCCTGATGGCGCCGTACGCCGGTCCCGCGATGGCGATCGTGTTGCGGGTCAGCGGCTGGTGGTTCGCCAGCGCCCAGTGGTACGCCGAGGCGGGGTTCGCGGTGGTGATCGCGGACGGACGCGGTACGCCGGGGCGCGGCCCGGTCTGGGAGAAGACGGTGCACCACGACACCTTGTCGGCGCCGATCGAGGACCAGGTCACGGCGTTGCACGCGGCCGCGGAGCACTGCCCGGATCTCGACCTGACCAGGGTCGGCATCATGGGCTGGAGCTACGGGGGAACCCTGGCGGCAGCCGCCGTACTGCGGAGGCCGGATGTCTTCCATGCCGGGATCTCCGGAGCGGGCCCGAGCGACCAGCGGCTCTATGACACCCACTGGCGCGAGCGGTTCCTGGGGCATCCGGATGAGCACCCGGAGGACTACGACCGATCGTCGCCGATCACGGATGCGGCGAAGCTCTCCCGGCCGCTGCTGCTGGTGCACGGTCTCGCTGACGACAATGTGGTGGCTGCTCACACCCTGCGGTTCTCGGCGGCCCTGCTGGCGGCCGGTCGCCCACATCAGGTGCTACCGCTGTCAGGTGCTGGTCACCGGCCGACCGACGAGGCGACCGTGGCAGGTCTCATGCACCACCAGTTGCAGTTCTTCAAGGATGCGCTGAAGTAG
- a CDS encoding mycothione reductase, whose amino-acid sequence MTHYDLVVVGTGSGNTIVTKQFADRKVAIVERGVFGGTCLNVGCIPTKMFVHTADLAAVPSHSSRLGVDETLTGVRWPDIRDRIFGRIDPISAGGAEYREHHPNNANVTLYHGTGRFTAKRELTVTANGSRDTAVLTADRFVLAAGSRPIVPFIPGLEETGFHTSETIMRLDELPRRLGIIGSGFVAAESAHIFSSLGVDVTLIARSDRLLRHEDSEIAQRYTEIAQELYTVKLLHETVHVWRRHDGIVVKTLHPDGAEEFVFDELLIAVGRTPNSDVLNVEATGVKLESDGRVVVDEFQETAVEGIYALGDLCSPYQLKHVANHEARVVQHNLLHPDDRIESDHRFVPHAVFGSPQVAAVGLTEEQAIEQGVRYVVGREAYADIAYGWAMEDTTGFAKILADPDTGQILGCHVIGPQAATVIQPVIQAMSFGLDAHPMARGQYWIHPAMPELIENALLALKLN is encoded by the coding sequence GTGACTCATTACGACTTGGTGGTCGTCGGTACCGGCTCGGGCAACACGATCGTGACGAAGCAGTTCGCTGATCGGAAGGTGGCGATCGTCGAGCGGGGCGTCTTCGGCGGCACCTGCCTGAACGTGGGCTGCATCCCGACCAAGATGTTCGTGCACACCGCCGATCTGGCCGCCGTCCCGTCGCACAGTTCGCGGCTCGGGGTGGACGAGACGCTGACCGGCGTTCGCTGGCCGGACATCCGGGACCGGATCTTCGGCCGGATCGATCCGATCTCGGCCGGTGGAGCGGAGTACCGCGAACATCACCCGAACAACGCGAACGTCACGCTGTACCACGGCACCGGCCGGTTCACCGCCAAGCGGGAGCTCACGGTGACGGCCAACGGGAGCCGCGACACCGCGGTCCTGACGGCCGACCGCTTCGTGCTGGCCGCCGGCAGCCGGCCGATCGTGCCGTTCATCCCGGGGCTGGAGGAGACCGGGTTCCACACCTCCGAGACGATCATGCGGCTCGACGAACTGCCGCGCCGGCTGGGCATCATCGGCAGCGGCTTCGTCGCCGCCGAGTCGGCCCACATCTTCTCGTCGCTCGGCGTCGACGTCACGCTGATCGCGCGATCGGACCGGCTGCTGCGGCACGAGGACAGCGAGATCGCGCAGCGCTACACGGAGATCGCGCAGGAGCTGTACACGGTCAAGTTGCTGCACGAGACCGTGCACGTGTGGCGCCGGCACGACGGCATCGTCGTCAAAACGCTGCACCCGGACGGCGCGGAGGAGTTCGTGTTCGACGAGTTGCTGATCGCCGTCGGCCGGACGCCGAACTCGGACGTCCTCAACGTCGAGGCCACCGGGGTGAAGCTCGAGTCCGACGGCCGGGTGGTGGTCGACGAGTTCCAGGAGACGGCCGTCGAGGGGATCTACGCGCTCGGCGACCTCTGTTCGCCGTACCAGTTGAAGCATGTCGCCAACCACGAGGCGCGCGTCGTCCAGCACAACCTGCTGCACCCCGACGACCGGATCGAGTCCGATCACCGGTTCGTGCCGCACGCCGTCTTCGGCTCGCCTCAGGTGGCGGCGGTGGGGCTCACCGAGGAGCAGGCGATCGAGCAGGGCGTCCGGTACGTCGTGGGCCGCGAGGCGTACGCCGATATCGCGTACGGCTGGGCGATGGAGGACACCACCGGCTTCGCCAAGATCCTCGCCGACCCCGACACCGGCCAGATTCTCGGCTGCCACGTGATCGGCCCGCAGGCGGCGACGGTGATCCAGCCGGTCATCCAGGCGATGAGCTTCGGCCTCGACGCCCACCCGATGGCCCGCGGCCAGTACTGGATCCACCCGGCCATGCCCGAGCTGATCGAGAACGCCCTGCTCGCGCTCAAGCTCAACTAG
- the efeB gene encoding iron uptake transporter deferrochelatase/peroxidase subunit produces MTSESSKGISRRGLFGAAGAAVATGVAGYVVHSAVSGEESQAADNTGPVEFHGPHQAGIVTPAQDRLHFATFDVTATKREAVIALLKEWTAAAALMTAGRDIGQYGAVNGPGEAPPEDTGEAVGLPPARLTITIGFGPSFFVDAQGNDRFGIKAKRPAALVDLPHFIGDDLDPNRSGGDIAVQACSDDPQVAVHAIRNLARIGFGTVAVRYSQLGFGRTSSTSRAQSTPRNLFGFKDGTANLKLEDTDKLEQQLWVQPEDGPDWMVGGSYLVSRRIRMTIEIWDRTSLGEQEQIIGRGKGTGAPLGKADEFDAVDFNAKTSDGSLKVPADSHVRLAHPQFNKGAELLRRGYNFVDGSDGLGRLDAGLFFLAYQRDPRKQFVPIQQQLARADKLNEYIRHVGSGIFACPGGVTPGSYWGEKLFT; encoded by the coding sequence ATGACTTCCGAATCCAGCAAGGGAATCTCGCGCCGCGGCCTGTTCGGTGCCGCGGGCGCGGCGGTGGCGACCGGTGTCGCCGGGTACGTCGTCCACTCGGCGGTGTCGGGCGAGGAGTCGCAGGCAGCGGACAACACCGGTCCGGTCGAGTTCCACGGGCCGCACCAGGCCGGCATCGTCACCCCGGCGCAGGACCGGCTGCACTTCGCGACCTTCGATGTCACCGCGACCAAGCGGGAAGCGGTCATCGCCCTGCTGAAGGAGTGGACGGCCGCGGCCGCGCTGATGACCGCCGGCCGCGACATCGGCCAGTACGGCGCGGTCAACGGCCCGGGGGAGGCACCGCCCGAGGACACCGGCGAGGCGGTCGGCCTGCCGCCGGCCCGGCTGACCATCACCATCGGGTTCGGCCCGAGTTTCTTTGTCGATGCCCAGGGCAACGACCGGTTCGGGATCAAGGCGAAGCGGCCGGCCGCGCTGGTGGACCTGCCGCACTTCATCGGGGACGACCTCGATCCGAACCGGAGCGGCGGCGACATCGCCGTACAGGCTTGTTCGGACGATCCGCAGGTCGCGGTGCACGCGATCCGCAACCTGGCCCGGATCGGCTTCGGCACGGTCGCCGTCCGGTACTCCCAGCTCGGCTTCGGCCGGACCTCGTCGACCAGCCGGGCGCAGAGCACGCCACGCAACCTGTTCGGCTTCAAGGACGGTACGGCGAACCTCAAGCTCGAGGACACCGACAAGCTCGAGCAGCAGCTCTGGGTGCAGCCCGAGGACGGCCCGGACTGGATGGTCGGCGGCTCGTACCTGGTCTCCCGGCGGATCCGGATGACGATCGAGATCTGGGACCGGACGTCGCTCGGTGAGCAAGAGCAGATCATCGGCCGCGGCAAGGGCACTGGGGCGCCGCTGGGCAAGGCGGACGAGTTCGACGCGGTCGACTTCAACGCCAAGACCTCCGACGGCTCGCTCAAGGTGCCGGCCGACTCGCACGTCCGGCTGGCGCATCCGCAGTTCAACAAGGGTGCCGAGTTGCTCCGCCGCGGGTACAACTTCGTGGACGGCTCCGACGGCCTCGGCCGGCTCGACGCGGGGCTGTTCTTCCTGGCCTACCAGCGGGATCCGCGCAAGCAGTTCGTCCCGATCCAGCAGCAGCTCGCTCGGGCCGACAAGCTGAACGAGTACATCCGGCACGTCGGCTCCGGCATCTTCGCGTGTCCTGGCGGGGTCACTCCGGGCTCCTACTGGGGTGAAAAACTCTTCACCTGA
- a CDS encoding MFS transporter, with protein sequence MSPTFRAFHVRNFRLYASGAIVSNIGTWMQRVAQDWLVLELTHSGTALGIVTGLQFLPALLISPYAGLIADRFPKRKVLTITQVAMGAIALILGTMTVTGLVQTWHVYALAFLFGIGTAFDAPTRQAFVVEMVGKDELSNAVGLNSASFNAARLIGPGLAGLLIHWIGTGPVIIINGLSYAAVILSLHLMRSNELHTPKVAAREKGMIRDGMRYLWRRPDLMMVLVAVFFAGTFGLNFQMTSALMATSAFHKGAGEYGILGSILAIGSLAGALLAARRVRTRGRLVIGAALAFGGMVIISGLMPTYLSFAVVLPLVGFTALTMLTAANATMQLGIEPTMRGRVMALYMTVLMGGTPIGSPFIGWVGQEFGARWSLIVGGGLTILGTTASVLYFSRRRGLAIRPHLLPRPRLEILTPTTDLLGEKATLTDPPQQKPRVA encoded by the coding sequence ATGAGCCCGACCTTCCGCGCATTTCACGTTCGTAACTTCCGGCTCTACGCCTCCGGCGCCATCGTCTCCAACATCGGCACCTGGATGCAGCGCGTCGCCCAGGACTGGCTGGTCCTGGAGCTGACCCACTCCGGCACCGCCCTGGGGATCGTCACCGGCCTCCAGTTCCTCCCCGCCCTGCTGATCTCGCCGTACGCCGGTCTGATCGCCGACCGCTTCCCCAAGCGCAAGGTGCTGACCATCACCCAGGTGGCGATGGGCGCGATCGCGCTGATCCTCGGCACGATGACGGTGACCGGCCTGGTCCAGACCTGGCACGTCTACGCGCTCGCCTTCCTGTTCGGAATCGGGACGGCGTTCGACGCGCCGACCCGGCAGGCGTTCGTCGTCGAGATGGTCGGCAAGGACGAGCTCTCCAACGCCGTCGGGCTGAACTCGGCGTCCTTCAACGCGGCGCGTCTGATCGGCCCCGGCCTGGCCGGCCTGCTGATCCACTGGATCGGTACCGGCCCGGTGATCATCATCAACGGGCTCAGCTACGCGGCGGTGATCCTGTCGCTGCACCTGATGCGCTCCAACGAACTGCACACACCCAAGGTGGCCGCCCGCGAGAAGGGCATGATCCGGGACGGCATGCGCTACCTGTGGCGCCGCCCCGACCTGATGATGGTCCTCGTCGCGGTGTTCTTCGCCGGCACCTTCGGGCTGAACTTCCAGATGACGTCCGCGCTGATGGCCACGAGTGCCTTCCACAAGGGCGCGGGGGAGTACGGCATTCTCGGCTCAATCCTGGCGATCGGTTCCCTCGCCGGCGCCCTGCTGGCGGCCCGCCGGGTCCGGACCAGGGGCCGCCTGGTGATCGGAGCCGCGCTCGCCTTCGGCGGCATGGTGATCATCAGCGGCCTGATGCCGACGTACCTGTCCTTCGCGGTGGTCCTGCCGCTGGTCGGGTTCACCGCGCTGACCATGCTGACCGCCGCCAACGCGACGATGCAGCTCGGGATCGAGCCGACCATGCGCGGCCGGGTGATGGCGCTCTACATGACGGTCCTGATGGGCGGTACGCCGATCGGCTCACCGTTCATCGGCTGGGTCGGCCAGGAGTTCGGCGCCCGCTGGTCCCTGATCGTCGGCGGCGGCCTGACCATCCTCGGGACGACGGCGTCGGTGCTGTACTTCTCCCGCCGCCGCGGCCTGGCCATCCGCCCGCACCTGTTGCCGCGCCCCCGGCTGGAGATCCTCACCCCGACCACCGACCTGCTCGGTGAGAAGGCCACCTTGACCGACCCGCCGCAACAGAAACCCCGGGTCGCCTGA